ACAGCTTGTCTCGCCCGGCCTCAGCAACCTGTCCCAGCAGCTTCAGCAGCTCGGATATCTTGGTGAGATTGTTCTTGTTGTTTTTGGCGGCCTCTTTGTCACTGCCGGAGTCTACCTTTTCTGCATGGAAGGTACTCTTGCCCTCTTCACCGCCTTCGTCGGAGCACAGCTGGTCGATGGCCTTGCGCACGCTCTCGTCCACAGAGGCGCTGATGGTGCCGGGGATGTCCGCCGGCAGGCCGGCCGTAGACTGCGTCGAATTGGCCCCGGAATTGCCGGCAGAGATCAGGTTCTTTTTCAGGCTCTCTGCACTATCCTTGCTGGTCTTATTCTTCTTTGCATTGGCAGAGGCGCAGACCCGGCACAGGTAGGCGTAGAACTGCTCCTCCTCCGTGACCTTCTTGGCGTTTCCGGGTGTCACGCTGCTGACGCTCTGGCCGGTATATTTGCTGTTCATGATCTGCGTCGCCTGGGACTCGATCTGCCCCAGCTCCGTGAAATCATTCTTGCCGATGGAGGAACTGAACTCGTCCTTATAATCTACTGAGCCATAGTCCTCCCGGCAGATGGGCTTGTCGTACAGCTTGATGCCCTCGACGACAGACTTGACGGAGTCAAAATGTTTCTTGTAGGTATCCACCAGCGCCCGCAGGCTGTTGATGGCATCCTTATTGATGTCCTTGGCGGCATTCTCATATTCGCCCTGCATGGAGGTCTTGACGTCGCCCTCCGAAAGGTTATCCACCTTATTGGCCCAGTTGGTCCGGGCCTCGTCCAACTCATCTACATTCTTCAGCACCGCCGCCAGCGCCGTGTCCGCCTTTTCCAGCGCACCGGTTATGGCACTGATGTCCTTGTCCCAAGCGTACAGCTTGGATGCAGCCGACCGGCCCTTCTCTGTGGCGTTTTCACCCCACAGCTCTGCCCAGCTTCCTCCCTCGCCAAGGAACATAGCGAGTTCTGTGTATGCCTCCGTTTTTTTATCAGGCACCTTCATTTCATCGGGAAGCTTCTCGGCATACATTCCGTACATCAGCGCATATGTAAAGCTGCTCTTTACATTTGGGAGCTCCTTGTAGATTTTTACATAGCCGATCTCTTTGCCCAAGTCTGTGGACTGTGTGATCTCCAGCTTGAGCATCTTTTCGTCATAGTTTATTCCAAAGTCAATCCCATAGTCTCCATTTTCCACCGGCACGACCTTGATGCCTCTCTCTGCCAGCTTCCCTTCAATATAGGCCATGGTATCCAGCTCTCTATTTGCTGCTTTCGACTTTTCATAGTAGGACTCCACCTCCTTGCGTGTTGCGGAATCCACCTTGAAGATTGCCCATTGGTCCTTCAAAATAATGACTTTCAGGGAATCAAGGCTGCTGGGCCTTTCATTGATAAGCGGCGGTACGTTCAGCTCCGAGCTGTTGTAGGCCACCAGATACTTCACCATGTCCGCCACATCTTTTTTCGCACTGTCGATATCCTGCGAAAGCTGATTGAGATACTCGTTGGAGGCAAACTTCGAATTACCGCCGATCAGATCATTGTATTCGTTGATGGCCTCATAGGCCTTCTTGCAGGCATCCTGGACTGTGTCCAGCTTCTGATCGTAATTCACCTTGGCTTCGATGGCCTTTGTCTGCTTAGAGGTCTCACCGATGCATCCCAGCTTGGTCAACAGGCCCTTGCCGATGTTGATGGGGCCCCGATACTTCATATAATCGACGATCTGGCGCTCCAGAACCTTGGGATTGCCGATGGCTGACGACTCCACGCCCTGCAGCGTGAACCGGTCCGCTTTCAAGTCAACGATGTTGTTGAACTCCATTTCATCCCCGGAAAAGGAGGAGAAGATGCTGTTGATAAACTCTCGTGTATAGGAGTCGCTGTCGTTGAGGATCCCGGTGTTGTCGATGGAGTTGGCAAAATATCGGGAGACGTTGTTCTGCAGCTCCTCCATGTTCTCCGAGACGGCGAAGATGCCGTACACATCGTACAAGATCTGGTCATACTCCGACAGAGCGGCATTCATAGCCAGATCACCGGCGCCGGACAGGGATGCCTTGGCCGCAGAGATCCTGGCTCCGTCCACGATCAGGCCCGCCACCGTCATCATGGGCAGCATGATCAGCGCCAGAAACAGGCTGATACTGCCCTTGGTTTTTTCAAAAAAGTCGATCATGCTGTCATAACCCCCACTTCGCCCGTGCATCCGTGAATTTCTGCTTGAAGATCGCCACCCGCTGACTCATGGTCTGGTTGCTGTCGCCGAACTTCAGATTCTCCCAGAGATAGGTCCCCAGATCATAGACCATATCCGTATTGCGGATAAACTCCGACGTGTCGTTGACCACCGCCACCGCCGTAACACTGATATCCAGCGACGACGTCAGCCCCAGCTGCCGGAGGAAGCCCGGTGCGCTCAGGTGCTTCACCACGTTCACCTTGATGGCTGGCGCCAGTGGGTCGGCGGAGGCGCTGATGGTGCAGTCCACATTGGTCCCAGCCAGAAATGAGTTCTCGGCAATGAGCTGCCGCAGGGCCTTTTCCATCGTCGTTTTATTCTCGCTCTTCAAAAAGCCCTTTCCCCAGTACCGATACGGGTCATGTACCTTCATGACCTCATTGATGATATCCTTGCCGGGCATATAGCCGTCGCTCCAGTCAAAATCCGTCTTTGTGGTGATCCCCGTGCCGGCGAAGAAGTTCTCATAGCCGGGCATCTGCCCCTCTCTGGCCGCTATCACGGCGATCTTCTGCGCCTCGGTATACATGGCGGTGCTTTGCAGCACATAGCTGCCCACATAGATCAGAAAGCCCAGCACAAACAGAACGATTGGAAAAATCAGAGTCATTTCGATGATCTGCGCCGAGCCGCTCTCACTATTCCACTTTTCCCGCAAAATGCCTTTCATTTCTCCACTCCTTCCGCTTCTTCGGGGCGCTATCCGTACACCGCATTTCTGCGGTGTACGGATAGATATACATCGACTTAGGAGTTCAACGTTTCTCCTTTGATTCGATCCATAAGGCTCTCAACAATTTCTGTTATTTGCTTTCTAAAAATTCCAGCCAGCGTCACGACCACAGCAATGATCAGAATGATGGCGATGATGTCGGCCGCACCTCTCTCCTCCTTGGCAAAGTCCTCCAGCAGACCCTTTGCACGGAAATAACCCCGCAACAACTTCATTTTCATTAAGTCGTTCCTCCTTATGTATTTTCTATTTATATTCAACAGAGCACCCTCTGCGGAACATCACAGCATATTGGAAAAAATCGGTACGATGATCATAAACAGGATGCCCACAAACATGATCATCAGGGGAATCATCAGCTTCGTTCCGGCCGTCTCGCCCTTGCGCTTGGCCCGGTGCTTCTTCTCCTCCCAGCTCTCCTCATTCATATAGCGCAGGCTCATGGTCAGCTCCGAGCCGCCCTTTTGGATGTTCTGTGACAGGATGGAGGCGAACTTCCGGATCTCCTTCACGGAGCAGCGCTGGGCAAAGTTGTGCAGAGCGTCCAGCTCCGAGACGCCGTTGTTCATCTCCTCGCTGGTCAGCTGCATCTCCTTATACATGGCCCGGTCGCAGGTATAGGCTACCTTGATCCACGCCTCACGGATCACCATGCCCGCATTCACCAGCAGCGTCAGCTTGGAGAGGATCTCCGGATAGTCGGAGAGTATCTCGTCGTGCTTCCTCTCCACGGCGCCGCTGACCTCCATATCCAGATAGACGATCAGCGCCGCAGCCGCAGCCACCGCCAGAATGGCAAAGGTCATGTCGTTGGTCATGGCCCCGATGAACAGACCTAACGGCGCAACCGTCAGCGCATAGGTGATCTGTCCGCCGACGATGCAGTTGTGGTAGTACTCGGCGTACTTCTCGCCGTAGATCTCAGCGATCTTCTTTTCCTTTTTTCGCCCGGCCTCCGTTTTTAGGTTCACCTTGAACATATCCATGAACCCGAAGCCGATGAAGAAGATCTCCGGGAGGAAAAACTGCTTTTTATCGATGGCGGCGATCATGACGTCGTACTGGCTGCTGTACCGGAGGTACAGCATGACCCATAGCACCACCAGCAGCGTTCCCGCTCCTGCCAAAGCGTAGGCAACAACAAAGCTCATTTCTCCACCCCTTTACACCTTGATATCCGTGATCTTCCGGCCCAGCTTATACGCAATGACAAACATGAAGATGGCGATCAGCTTCACCAGAACGTTCAGCGGCGTATTGGCCGTGATGGATGCCTGTCCCAGCGTCCCCATCATGGCGATGATGACAAAGGGCATGACGCACATGATGTTGATCTCATTCTTGTTGGCAGCCACGGTGGTCTGGATCTCCATCTCGATCTCGATCTTATCGCTGATGATATCCCGGCTGTCCACCACCACCTTCTTCAGGTTGCCGCCCAGCCGGTTGCAGACGGCGAAGGTCTCGGCAAAGCTGTTGATATCGTCGATGCCGCAGCGGGCGGACATATCCCGCAGCAGATCCTCGATGACGAAGTTATTGTGCAGTCCGCTGACGATGATGGCCATCTCCTTCACGATGGGAGCCTGCTCACCGTAGGCCAGCTTCAGGTCGCTGTAAGCATCCGTGAAGGCATCCGGGGTGTTTTTACCGGCAGAGAAGGAGTTGCTCAGCGAGTCCAGCATATCCCGGAATTGCAGCAGGATCGCC
The genomic region above belongs to Vescimonas coprocola and contains:
- a CDS encoding DUF5702 domain-containing protein, encoding MIDFFEKTKGSISLFLALIMLPMMTVAGLIVDGARISAAKASLSGAGDLAMNAALSEYDQILYDVYGIFAVSENMEELQNNVSRYFANSIDNTGILNDSDSYTREFINSIFSSFSGDEMEFNNIVDLKADRFTLQGVESSAIGNPKVLERQIVDYMKYRGPINIGKGLLTKLGCIGETSKQTKAIEAKVNYDQKLDTVQDACKKAYEAINEYNDLIGGNSKFASNEYLNQLSQDIDSAKKDVADMVKYLVAYNSSELNVPPLINERPSSLDSLKVIILKDQWAIFKVDSATRKEVESYYEKSKAANRELDTMAYIEGKLAERGIKVVPVENGDYGIDFGINYDEKMLKLEITQSTDLGKEIGYVKIYKELPNVKSSFTYALMYGMYAEKLPDEMKVPDKKTEAYTELAMFLGEGGSWAELWGENATEKGRSAASKLYAWDKDISAITGALEKADTALAAVLKNVDELDEARTNWANKVDNLSEGDVKTSMQGEYENAAKDINKDAINSLRALVDTYKKHFDSVKSVVEGIKLYDKPICREDYGSVDYKDEFSSSIGKNDFTELGQIESQATQIMNSKYTGQSVSSVTPGNAKKVTEEEQFYAYLCRVCASANAKKNKTSKDSAESLKKNLISAGNSGANSTQSTAGLPADIPGTISASVDESVRKAIDQLCSDEGGEEGKSTFHAEKVDSGSDKEAAKNNKNNLTKISELLKLLGQVAEAGRDKLYLQEYMTEMFSCYTDTLKKDGDGNLVAKAMNGKDMTNNPYFGAEAEYILWGNDSVTKNLQSTRAMIFGIRFALNAVYAFTSTDTTVPALTAATAIAGWTGFGVPIVKTVILLAWAMAESFVDVKALCDEGKDVALYKTSNTWALGYDGLKNKIKEGATNLIQNVANAVVYDIFDRLENAAVDASGKLVDFGVDETERYVDDTLDGVYEKVQSAIAGPISQLALQITGASQTLSQADIINKVEETLKGLKNSGSGLVNECMDLAIDKLLSDEVGNIAEQLYEMYNAAKNGNAIEEINKMLYGTDNTGGLIGGLKTKISEAIRSKINAYGDKFKVSLEEKITEGGNQAKEKIKDEISSFTAGIAGDSAGSSGSTAAASGLTMNYKEYVKTFIMIHLLMGDGSKNAMLTRTAQLIQANVQQQSRGFDVTKAFTVVTATAEVSVRTTFFQVPVTTVNVDDETSYELDFSRIGTGYQKLKYSSVLGY
- a CDS encoding TadE/TadG family type IV pilus assembly protein; this translates as MKGILREKWNSESGSAQIIEMTLIFPIVLFVLGFLIYVGSYVLQSTAMYTEAQKIAVIAAREGQMPGYENFFAGTGITTKTDFDWSDGYMPGKDIINEVMKVHDPYRYWGKGFLKSENKTTMEKALRQLIAENSFLAGTNVDCTISASADPLAPAIKVNVVKHLSAPGFLRQLGLTSSLDISVTAVAVVNDTSEFIRNTDMVYDLGTYLWENLKFGDSNQTMSQRVAIFKQKFTDARAKWGL
- a CDS encoding Flp1 family type IVb pilin, with the protein product MKMKLLRGYFRAKGLLEDFAKEERGAADIIAIILIIAVVVTLAGIFRKQITEIVESLMDRIKGETLNS
- a CDS encoding type II secretion system F family protein is translated as MSFVVAYALAGAGTLLVVLWVMLYLRYSSQYDVMIAAIDKKQFFLPEIFFIGFGFMDMFKVNLKTEAGRKKEKKIAEIYGEKYAEYYHNCIVGGQITYALTVAPLGLFIGAMTNDMTFAILAVAAAAALIVYLDMEVSGAVERKHDEILSDYPEILSKLTLLVNAGMVIREAWIKVAYTCDRAMYKEMQLTSEEMNNGVSELDALHNFAQRCSVKEIRKFASILSQNIQKGGSELTMSLRYMNEESWEEKKHRAKRKGETAGTKLMIPLMIMFVGILFMIIVPIFSNML
- a CDS encoding type II secretion system F family protein, with the protein product MGKSKKKEKYVPLTGLTGIGEDYNIYIMDPREKIIGYLIGFAAGFLAAQIMFGVVIASIVIGAAVGFYAIPVYRRYLQERRRKAILLQFRDMLDSLSNSFSAGKNTPDAFTDAYSDLKLAYGEQAPIVKEMAIIVSGLHNNFVIEDLLRDMSARCGIDDINSFAETFAVCNRLGGNLKKVVVDSRDIISDKIEIEMEIQTTVAANKNEINIMCVMPFVIIAMMGTLGQASITANTPLNVLVKLIAIFMFVIAYKLGRKITDIKV